From the genome of Corallococcus macrosporus DSM 14697:
TACGTCGGCAGGGGCGTGGCGATCCACGTCCTCTTCGCGTTGACGGTCATCGTGGGCTACCGCGTGTTCGACGCCGAGTGGCTGTCCGTCCCCGCCATGCCCGTGTCGGTGCTCGCGGCGGCGCTGGGCGTGCTGCTCGCCTTCCGCAATGGCTCCGCGTACGACCGCTGGTGGGAAGCGCGGTCGCTCTGGGGTGGCGTGGTGAACTGGTCGCGCACCTTCGCGCGGCAGGTGTTGACGCTGCTGCCGCGTCCCGAGCGCGGGGCGGCTGACAGCCTGCAGGAGCTGGCGCCGCCGTCATCGCCCCTGCTGCGCACGGCGGCGGAGCGCTCCAAGCCGCTGCTGACGGTGTCGGGGACGCGGGCGAGCGACGGCGCGGTCCGCGACCAGTTCGGCCAGGCGCGCGTGCACCCGGAGCAGGGCAGTCCCCGGGAGAAGCTCGCCAGCATGCACACCGCCCCCCAGGCGGAGGGCGAGGCCCGCGGCGTCACCGGCGGCCTGGTGACCGACATCACCGAGGACGCACGCGAGCTGGTGTACGCGCAGATTGGCTTCGTGAACGCCATGCGCTGCCACCTGCGGCGGCAGGACCCGCTGCCGGAAATCGTCCCCTTCTTCCGGCCCGCCGTCATCGAGGCGCTGCGCGAGGAGCAGAACGTGCCCTCCGCGCTGCTGCTGTGGATGGGCACGCGCCTGCGCCGCATCTACGGCCAGGTGTCCAACACGCAGCAGGTGCTGTTCCTGCACGTGACGATGGACCGCACGCTGTCCGAGCTGACGAACGTGCTGGGCGCATGCGAGCGCATCAAGAACACGCCCCTGCCCCGCCAGTACGACATCCTGCTGCTGGCCATGACACGGGCCTACCTGGTGCTGCTCCCCCTGGGTGTGGTGACGGAGCTGGGCTGGCTCACCCCCATCGTCACCGCCGTCATCGCGTTCCTCTTCATCGGGCTGGACGCCGTGGGCCGGGACATCGAGGAGCCCTTCGAGGACGACGTCAGCGACACGCCCATGACGGCGCTCTGCCGGACCATTGAAATCAACCTGCGGCAGATGCTGGGAGAAACGGAGCTCCCCCCTCCCGTTCAGCCGCGGAATGGGCTTCTCTATTAAGGTCGTGACGACCGCCGGCCGCATCCCGCTGTTCGAGAACGTGCGAGGCATCCTCATCCTCCTGGTGGTGATGGGGCATGCGATGGAGCCCCTGCTCGGCCGTGAGCCGCTGGCGAAGGCGCTCTATTCGGGCCTGTACCTCTTCCACATCCCCGCCTTCGCGTTCCTCTCCGGGCACCTGTCCCGCGCGGAGGCAGGGCCCCGGGCATTGGGCGCCATCGCCTGGGGGCAGCTCGCGCCGCTGGCCGTGTTCCAGGTGCTGTACGTCACCTTCGACGCGTGGGTGCTCGGCCGCGGGTGGAGCGCGCACTGGCTGGCGCAGCCGTACTGGCTGCTGTGGTTCCTGCTGAGCCTGGGGTGCTGGCGGCTCGCGCTGCCGCTGCTCCTCCGGCTGCCCCGGCCGCTGATGTGGGCCGTGGGGCTCTCGCTCGCCGCGGGCCTGCTGCCCTGGGTGGGATATCTGCTCGGGCTGTCGCGGACCTTCGTGTTCCTGCCCTGCTTCGTCGCGGGTTACCTGACGCGCCGGGAGTGGCTGCTGGCGCCGCAGGCCACGCGGGGGTGGCGCGTGGCGCTCGCGGCGACGCTGGCCGTGGGCCTGGGAGCATGTGTCGCGGCGGTGGCCGTGGGCGCGCTGCCCGCGCCGGGCACGCAGTGGCTGTATGGGAGCAGTGGCTACGCCGTGCTTGGCGTCACCGCGCTCACCGGCATGGCGGCACGCCTGTCGCTCTTCATCGGCGCGATGGCGGCGACCTGGGCGCTCTTCACGCTCAGCCCACGGAGGGAGAGCGCGCTGACGCGGTTTGGAGGCCGGAGCCTGGCGCCCTTCCTGCTGCACGGCTTCATCGTGCGCGCCGCCGAGCACGCGGGCGCGTACATGTTCCTCCAGGGCCCGGCAGGCGTCGGGCTCGCGCTGGGGGCGGGGGCGCTGCTCGCGGTGCTGCTGGGCCAGCCCTCCGTGGTGCAGGCCACACGCCCGCTGTGGGAGCCGCGACGGCTCTTCCAGCGGACGCGTGACGCCGTGCCGGGCCTGGGCCGCTGAGCGCGCCTACTTCTTCCCGTACTCCAGCTTCACGCCCTTGCGCTTGGCGTAGATGTACGCCTCCATGGCGCGCATCCGCGGGTCGCCGTCCGCCAGCGGCCTGCCGCGCACCGGGTTCTCGATGCACCAGTTGATCATGTCGCGCAGCAGCGCCACGCGGCCAAGCTGCACCTGGTACTTCGGATACGTCTCCGGGTGCGTGTTGGACGCGTCCGGGTGGCACATGTCACAGGAGATGCCCACCGTGCCGCCAATGGCCGCCGCGTCGTGGAAGACGCGGTGGCCTTCATCCACGAACTGCTGCGTGGAGGCGGCCCAGATGGCCTCGTCCCGGTCGGAGAACGCGCCGTAGGTGTGGCCGTCCTGGATGGGCGCGGACAGCTCCTTCTTCACCTCCGCGCCGCCGCTCTCCGGCGTCACGCCGCCCGGGCGCACCGTCTGGCTGGACGCGGGCGCGGGCGGGCGCGGCTGCTGGGTGCGCGGCGTGGTGGCGCCCGGCGCGGGCGCCTGCGCCACCAGGGGCACTGCATCCCAGTGGGCGTCGGGGTTCTTCCGCAGCCACTCCTCCATCAGCGCGCCCGACACGTGCTGGGCCTGCGCGCGCGTCAGCGACTGGCCGGCCTTGACGCCCTTCACCTCCATGGACGTCTCGCCGTCACACAGCCCCACCACGAGGTTGCCGTCCTTCGACACCGGCAGCTCGTGCTTCTTCACCTCGGGCGGCTGGGCGGCGGCCGCGTTCGGCGGCGTCGCGGGGCCGGTGGCCAGCGCCGCGCCTCCCACGAACGACAGCAGGGCGCCCGTTCCCACAAGCAGCTTCATTCGGAAGGTCATGGTGTCCCCTCGCGCTTAGTAGCTCGGCAGCCTGGTCCGGGGTGGCACGTCCTGCTTCCCACCCGACGCGAGGTAGCTCGCGCGCACGGAGATGGGGTTGCGCTCCCAGAGGTTGTACAGCTTGTCCACCATCCCCGACGCCAGCACGTCCATCCGCCCGTCTCCGCAGCCGTCGAACTGGCTGAAGGGGTCCGCGCGGTTCATCTGCACCGTCAGCCTCGGCAGGCCCTCCGGCGCGTAGGGCCAGGGCCACGCGGTGGACAACATGCCGTGGAAGCTCATGTTGCCAATGCGGTTGCTGAGGAGCTGGTGCGTGTGGCCGTGAATCACCGTCACTGTCTGGAACGGCTTGAACAAGGCCTGCACCTCGTCCGCGTCGTCCGTCCAGAAGTTCCAGGGCCGGTAGTACTTGTAGAGCGGGGAGTGGCTGAAGACGATGATGGGCGTCGCCTTGTTGGTCACCTTCGCCAGGTCCTGACGCAGCCACTCGCGCTGCGGCGCGCCGACCTCGAAGCGGGACTGGATGCCGTTGTCCAGGCCGGCGACAATCTGCATCCGCTCCTCGGGCGTGAGCTTGCGCTCCGTCCAGAAGTCCTTCTCCAGGATGGAGTTGAGCACCACGAAGTGGACGCCCTTGTGGTCGAACGAATAGTTCGGCGGGCCGAACAGGTCCGTCCACAGCTCGCCCATGTCGAGGAACCAGTCGTGCTCGCCCACCATCATCCGGATGGGCGCCTTCACGGCCTTCAGAATCTCCGCGCCCAGCTTCAGCTCGCCCGGCTTGCCCAATTGCGCCAGGTCCCCGCCGAAGAGGACGAAGTCCGGCTGCGGGTCCAGCGCGTTCACGTCATCCACGGCCTTGAGGATGGCGCGCACGAAGCGGTCATTGAGCTTCTTCTCGTACAGGTGCGTGTCGGAGATGTACGCGAAGGAGAAGCGCGGCTTCGTCCCCTGCGCCTCCGCCACGTTGACCAGTTGGAAGCTGTGCGGCGTGCGCAGGCCCAGGCCCGCGGCGATGCCGGCGGAGATGCCGGCCACGCGGAGGAAGGCGCGGCGGTCCAGCTTCTTGAGGTCCTCGAAGAAGGCGTCGCGCTCGGCGTGGTGCTTCGTCTCGATGCTGCGGAACTTGTTCCCCATGGCGGCGTCTCCTAGGGCCTGGACGTCGAGGCGGGCTTCACGAGCGTCTCGGTGCCGTACACACCGATGTCCGCCGGGTTCTTCACCGACAGGTCCGGGTTGGGGGCCAGGTCTCCCAGGTTCCCCGACTTCCCCATGGCCACCGCGGTGTCGCGCTCCGGGCGCTTGTGCTTCAAGCGGCGCTGGCGGGCCTGCTCCTTCGCCGCGTACTTCGCGAACCGCGCGTCGGTGAGGGTGAAGAGGAAGGCCACCACGTCGTCGATCTCCGCCTCTGTCAGTCCCAGCCGTTGCATGCCGCCGTCCAGGTACGGGTTGGGCACGCCGCCCTTGTTGTAGTGGTCCATGACGTCCCACAGCGTCGTCAGGGTGCCGTCGTGCATGTACGGGCCGGTGATGGCGATGTTGCGCAGGGTGGGCGTCTTGAAGGCGCCCACGTCGTTCTCCTGCTTCGTCACCAGGAAGCGGCCCAGCTCGGAGAAGCGCGTCTCCAGCGCCAGCTCGTCAATCTGCTGCGCGTCGCCGGTGCGGACCACCTTCAGGGCCTCGCGGGCCAGCTTCACGAAGTCCTGCTTGTGCGCCGCGATGCCGATGTTGTGGAACTTCTGGTCGCTGAACAGCGGCGACACCACGTTGCCCGCGTGGCAGGTGTTGCAGCGGGCCTTGCCGTTGAACAGCGCCCAGCCCCGGCGCTCCGCGGCGGTGAAGGCCCTGGAATCTCCGGTGATGAAGCGGTCGAACTTCGCGTCGCCGGAGTAGAGGGTGCGCTCGAAGGCGGCGATGGCGGCCGCCAGGTCGTCGAAGTTCACCTCGCGGCCAAAGACGTTCTGGAAGTCCCGCACGTACTCCGGGATGGCCTTCACCTTGGCCACCACCGCCGCCTCGTCGGGCATGCCCATCTCCCGCGGGTTGAGGATGGGCAGCTTCGCCTGGTCCTCCAGCGTGGACGCGCGGCCGTCCCAGAACTGGGAGGCATTGAAGAGCGCGTTGAGGAGGGTGGGGCTGTTGCGCGTCACCTTCTGCCCCTTCACGCCTTCCGACACCGGCTTCGCGTCCGTGAAGCCGAAGCGCGCGTCATGGCAGGTGGAGCAGGACACGGTGTTGTCCACCGACAGGCGCTGGTCGTTGAAGAGCTTCTCCCCCAGCAGCACCCGCTCCGGCGTGGGCGCGAGGTCGGCGGGGACGGAGAGCTTCCACAGGACCTGGGACACGCCCGGCGGCAGGTCGTCCGGCAGGGACACCGCTCTCCGCTCGGCCGGCTGGGCCTGCCCGGCTTGGGCGAACAGCAGGACGGCGAGCGACAGTGCAACGCCACACGGCGGGCGCATGGTCTCCCCTCCCCACCAGCCACGTTCCACGCCGCGAGGAAGTCGCGCCGCCCGGCCGGGGTCAGTTCTTTCCTGAAAACATCATTGTCCCCGACCCGCGGTCCAGGGTGCGTTCGCGAGACTGTCCATCAATGGAGCAAAGGCAGACACCGTGCGTGGGCTACCGAACATCCCGGCCGCGCGCATCTTTCGCCAAAGGAGGGCGTCATGTGGGACCCGGGTGAGCTGCGCGAGGGCATGGCCGTGAGGGACGAGCACGGGCGGAGGCTCGGCACGGTGGTGCATATCGGTGACACGCACTTCGAGCTGGAGCAGGGCTGGCCGCCCAGCCGCGACTTCATGGTGAGCTTCCACCTGGTGGCGCGGGTGGACCAGGGCGAGGTGTTCCTCCACCCCGGCCATGGCGCCACCGTCCCCACGGAGGACGAGCCGACCGACAGCGGCGCGTACATCTGAAGGCTAGCGTCCGGGCAGGCGCAGGTCCCGGGAGACGAAGAGCAGCGCGGACGCGGTCGCCGGCGCGAGCACGGCCACCGCGATGATGGCCCAGTCCAGCGTGCTGCTGGCGAGCGGTACGTTGTAGGTGACGGCCTGGACGAACGTCAGACACGCGTCCGCCGCCGTCAGGCCGCCCAGCACCGTGGCCAGCGAGTCCCGCCAGCGGCGCACCAGCGAGAAGAGGCCCACCGTCAGGCCCACGTCGAACAGCACCCACGCCCACTGCACCTGGACGGACGGGAACCAGCGCGCCGTGGACGGCAGCGCCAGCAGCGCGGTCCACGGGACGAGCAGCACGGCGAGCGTATGCACCAGCAGGCGGGGACGCCGCAGCAGCGTGGCGACGCCGAAGCGCAGCAGGCTGCCTTGCGCGAAGGCCCGCAGGGCGTCGTACACCGCCGCCAGCCCGCCGCGGGGCGAGGGGTGGGACAGGTGGATGGGCACCCAGGCGTCGGGGCGGAACTTCGCCTTGAAGGTGCGCAGGCCCTCGAAGTCGAAGAGCGGCCGGCCGCACGCGCGCGCCAGCCGCAGCCAGGGCCGCACCGGCCCCGCCAGCGGCGCCAGGCCCAACGTCACGTAGCGGCGCCCGGAGCTGGCCGCCGCGCGCATGGCCGCGTCCACCAGCGACTCCGCGGTGCCGTTGGGCGCCTCCGGGTCCCTCAGCAGGTCCTGGAGGAACCAGCCCTCGCGCGCGTACACGGGGGACACCGACAGGAAGCCCACCACCGCGCCGTCCACCTCCGCGACGAAGGCGTGCCGCTCGCTCGCGAAGGCGTGGGGGCGGAGCTGGACCAGGAAGCCCATGGGCGCCATGCGGCGGGACGCCAGCCAGCGCGCCTTCAGCAGCTCCACCGCCCGCCGCGTGGGGTGGCGCGGGTCCCCCAGCTCCGAGCCGGGCACCTCGCGCACCGTCACGCCCCGCGCCCGGGCGCGGCGGAGCTGTTCGCGCAGGCTGCGGCTGCTTCGCACGACGTCACTCCAGCGGACCGGGTCCCAGACAGGCTGCTCGCCGATGGACAGCGACGGCATGGGCACGCGCTCCAGGAAGCGCGGCTCGGTGGCGAAGAAGCACACGCGCCGGCCCACGGCCCTCGCGGCCACGCGGAAGCCCTCCGTCACCTGCGCCAGGCGCTCCGGCGCGGCGATGGGCGCCCCGGCCGCCACCCACGCGCCGCCCGTGTCCACGTAGGCCACGCACGCGTCGCCCGCCGGGTCGAACCAGTAGCGAAAACCGGGCTGAAGCACCTGGAACGAGGTGGCATTCCAGCCATACCGGCGCAGCAGCTCCAGCACCTGCGCGCGCGGCGCCGGGTCCGCCGGGGCCTGCTCTTGAAGACGTCCTTCCACGCGCGACAGAAGGTATGTGCCATCCCCCGGGGTCCGCAAACGGGAACACGGCCTGGCCTGTCATGGGCCGCGCGCGCTCACCCAGCCCTCCCCCGGGCCGGGCGGCGCGCCGGAGGCCGGCGGCCTGTAGCCAGTGGCGGGCACGGGTGGGAAGCTTCCGGCTGGACGGATTCGCCCTTGCCCTTCGCCTACTACGACACCCTCACCCCCGCCCAGCAGCGCGTCTACCGGATGAGTGACTCGGTGAGCGCGCTCCGGCTCCGCGAGCCCCGGACGCTGGAGCCCCTGGTGTCCGCGCTGCGCGAGGCCCTGGCGACGGGCCGCCAGGCGGACACCGAGCGCGCCACCGCCCGGCTGAGCGACGCCCTCTGCGAGCGGCTGGACGTGTTCCCACCCCGGCTGGAGGTGCTGGAGGTCCGCCCGTCCTCGACGACGGGCGAGCTGCACGGCATGTACACCCTGGAGCGGGGCCGCCGCCCCCACATCCAGCTCTGGATGCGGACGGCGAAGCACGCGCGGGTGGTGGCCTTCCGCACCTTCCTGCGCACCCTGCTGCACGAGCTGGGGCACCACCTGGACTTCCTGGTGCTGGAGCTGCCCGCCTCCTTCCACACGGAGGGCTTCTTCCAGCGGGAAGCCAGCCTCTTCCACCAGCTCGTGCCCCGCCCGGCCCGGCCACGGCGTTCCAGGGCCGGCAAGGGTGTGGCGGAGGACACCCCTGACATAAGTCCAGGCAGGCGGCGGCGCCGAGGCTAGATTCCGCATCCCTATGGCGCACCCGACCGAAGACAAGAACTTCCGCCTGCCGACCTCCATCCGTCCCCGCCGCTACGCGGCCACTCTGACCCTGGACCTGGACGCGAAGTCCTTCTCCGGGCAGCAGACCATCGACCTGGACGTGTCGGCGCCGTCGAACGAGCTCATCCTGCACGGCATCGCGCTGGCGCTGAGCGACGTGACGTTCCGCGCCGGGGGCCAGTCCCGCAAGCCGGCCTCCATCCAGCCCGTGGCGGTGAGCGAGACGGTGGTGCTCCGCTTCGATGAAGCGCTGCCCGCGGGCGCCGCGTCGCTGGACGTCACGTGGACGGGGCGCTTCACCGAGGGGCTGCGCGGCCTGTACCAGGCGGGCAAGGTGGCGGCCACCCAGTTCGAGGCCGCCGACGCGCGCCGCCTCTTCCCCTGCTTCGACGAGCCCGCCTTCAAGGCGCGCTGGGCCCTCACCGTGCGCGTGCCGCGGGGCCTCACCGTGCTGGGCAACGGCCCGGTGGTGAAGGAGACGCAGGAGGGCCCCCTGCGCGCGGTGACGTTCCAGGAGACGGAGGTGCTCAGCAGCTACCTCATCGCCCTGGTGGTGGGCCCGCTGGTGGGCACGGACGCGCAGGACGTGCAGGGCGTGCCGGTGCGGACCTGGGCGCTGCCGGAGAAGGCGCACCTGACGCGCTTCGGCCAGGACGCGGCGCTGGCCGTGCTGCCCAGGCTCCAGGACTACTTCGGGCTGCCGTATGCCTTCACCAAGGTGGACCAGGTGGGCATCCCCGACTTCGAGGCGGGCGCCATGGAGAACGCCGGCCTGATTACCTACCGCGAGGTGGCGCTGCTGCTGGACCCGGCCACCGCGCCGCTGTCGGTGAAGAAGCGCGTGGCGGAGGTGGTGACGCACGAGCTGGCGCACCAGTGGTTCGGCAACTGGGTCACCATGGTGTGGTGGGACGACCTGTGGCTCAACGAGGCCTTCGCCACGTGGATGGCCTTCAAGATTGTTGACCAGTGGCGCCCCGAGTGGCGCATGTGGCTGGACTTCGACGCGCACCGCGCCAGCGCGCTGCACCTGGACGCGCTCAAGTCCACGCACCCCATCCACGGTGAGGTGCGCAACGCGGGCGAGGCCGGAGAGAGCTTCGACGCGATTACGTACGAGAAGGGCGGCGCGGTGCTGCGGATGATTGAAGGCTTCCTCGGGGAGGGCCCCTTCCGCGAGGGCATCCGCCAGTACATGCGCAAGCACGCGCGCGCCAACGCGGTGAAGGAGGACTTGTGGAACGCGCTGGGCGAGGCCGCCGGGCAGCCGGTGGAGGAGCTGGCCACGGCGTGGGTGGGCCAGAGCGGCTTCCCGCTGGTGACGGCGAAGCTGGACGGGCGCGGCCTGTCGCTGTCGCAGCGGCGCTTCTACACCGAGCCCGGCGTGCGGAGCGGTGAGACGTGGCCGGTGCCGGTGGTGCTGCGCTACGAGGACGCCACCGGCGCGCGCGAGCAGCGCGTGCTGCTGCGCGACGCGCAGGCCACGGTGAAGCTGGAGGGTGAGGGCGAGGTGAAGTGGCTGACGGCCAACGCGGGCTCCACCGGCTTCTACCGGGTGGCCTACGACAAGCCGGGCATGGAGAAGCTGGCGGCGAACCTGAAGGCGCTGGCGCCCTCCGAGCGCATCTCCCTGCTGGCGGACCAGTGGGCGCTGGTGCGTGCGGGGGAGGCGTCGGTGGCGGACCTGCTGGACCTGGCGGGCCGCTTCGGCGACGAGGAGGACGACTCCGTCCTGGACGAGCTGGTGGGCCGGCTGGCCTACATCGAGAGCCGCCTGACGGACGGCGAGGACCAGGTGCGCTTCCGCGCCTGGATTGAGGAGCTGCTGGGCCCCGGGCTGAAGAAGCTGGGCTGGCAGCCGGTGCAAGGCGAGGCGGACCGGGTGCGGCTGCGGCGCGCGTCGCTGGTGCGCGCGGTGGGCGGCATCGCGCGCGGCCAGGACGCGCTCGCCGAGGCCCGGCCCCGCGTGGGGCGCATGCTCCAGGGCGAGCGGGACGCGCTGGAGCCCAACCTGCTGGACGCCGCGGTGGGCATGGTGGCGCGCGCGGGCGACGCGGCGCTCTTCGACACCATCCTCCAGAAGATTCCGTCCGAGCCCGACCCCGCCACCCAGCGCCGCTACCTGCTGGCCCTCACCGCCTTCGAGGCGCCGGAGCTCACCGAGCGCGCGCGGGGGCTGCTCTACACGGACACGGTGAAGACGCAGGACGTGTCCAGCTTCGTCGCGGGCCTGCTGGGCAACCGCGTGGGCCGCGACGCGTGGTGGGCGCAGATGCGCACGCAGTGGAAGGACGTGGTGGCCCGCACCGGCGGCGCGCCCATGCTGCTGCGCCGCATCGTGGAGGCCATGGGCCTGCTGCGCACGCGCGAGCACCTGGAGCAGATGCAGGCCCTGCTGAAGGCGCACCCCATCCCGGAGGCGCAGCAGGCCACGGCGCAGACGCTGGAGCGGCTGTCGCAGGACGTGGCGCTGCGTGAGCGCTGCACGTCCGAGGTCTCCGCGTGGCTGAAGCGCCAGCCGTGAAGACGACGCTGACGGAGGCGAGCCTCTCGGGAGTCCGGGAGGCCCTGCGCCAGGCCAACGCGGGGTTGGAGCGCGCCTACCCGGGCGACTCCACCCAGCGGCAGCCGGTGCACGTGGTGTACGGCGGCGCGCACCTCTTCCGGGCGGAGACGGCCCGGAAGCTGGGCGGCATCGCGCTGAACACGCTCAAGGAGTACGCGCCGGACGCGCCCGTGCTGGCCCACGGCCTGGGGCTGCCCCAGCGCGGCCGCTTCGCCCAGCGCGTCTACGCGCGCGTGGTGGCCAAGCTGGAGCGCGAGCCGGTGGAGGACTTGCGCATCGACTTCGAGGACGGCTACGGGCACCGCTCCGACGCGGAGGAGGATGGGCACGCTGTGTCCGCGGCGGAGGAGCTGGCGCGCGGACTTGCGCTGGAGCTGCTGCCGCCCTTCATCGGCGTCCGGGTGAAGTCCTTCACCGAGGAGCTGTTCGACCGCGCCACGCGCACGTTGGACCTGTTCCTCACCACGCTGCTGGAGCGCACGGGCGGGAAGCTGCCGCCCGGCTTCGTCGTCACGCTGCCCAAGGTGTCGCTGCCGGAGCAGGTGGCGGCGCTCGCCCGCGTCCTGGAGGTGCTGGAGACGCGGCACGGGCTGTCAACGGGCGCGGTGGGCATCGAGCTGATGGTGGAGACGCCCCAGTCCCTCTTCGACCAGCAGGGCCGGCTGCACCTGCCCACGCTGGTGGCCGCGAGCGCGGGCCGCTGCACCAGCGTCCACCTGGGCATCTACGACTACACCGCCGCGCTGGGCGTCAGCGCGCACGCGCAGACGATGCTGCACCCCACCTGTGACTTCCTCAGGGACTTGGCGCAGGTGTCGCTCGCGGGCACGGGCATCCGGCTGGCGGACGGCGCCACCAACGTCATGCCGGTGCCGCCGCACAAGGCGAAGCCGGACGAGCCGCTGCTGCCCACCGAGCGCCGGGAGAACCTGGAGGCCATCCACCGCGTCTGGCAGTTGTCGTACCGGCACATCCGCCACTCGCTGGAGCGGGGTTGGTACCAGGGTTGGGACTTGCACCCCGCCCAGCTCCCCGTGCGCTACGCGGCGGTGTACGCGTTCTTCCTGGAGGGGCTGGACGCGGCCTCGCGCAGGCTCCGGGCCTTCATGGAGAAGGCCGCGCAGGCCACGCTGGTGGGAGACGTCTTCGACGACGCGGCCACCGGCCAGGGCCTGCTCAACTTCTTCCTGCGCGGGCTGAGCTGCGGCGCGCTCACCGAGGACGAGGTGCTGGCCGCGGGCCTCACGCTGGAGGAGCTGCGCAGCCGCTCCTTCCGGGACATCGTGGCGTCACGCCGCGGCCGGGCGGCGGCCGGGTAGGGCCTTCGTCATGCGGCGCTTCGCTCTGCTGCTGTGCCTGGGCTCCGCCTGTGCCGGACCGTCCGTGACGACGGTCCGGCCGGAGCCGCCCGTGTCCCAACCGCCGCCCCCGCGAAGCCACCCGCGCCGGCTGGCCCCTTCGCGCGTGAGCTGGCGCCGCTGCCCAGGCAGCGCGTGACCTCCAAGGAGGGCATCTTCACGGCCGAGGTCGAAGCAGCGGCGGCGCCCAGGCTGACGCGGCACGAAGGCTCCACGCGGCTGGAGCTTCCCCTGGGCACGGAGGCGCCGTTGAGCTGCTTCGTGTACGAGCGCCCCATCGACGCGGCGGGCGCGGTGCTCGCGGTGGCGAAGGCGGCGCAGGGCCACAAGGGCGTCACGGTGCTGAGCCTCGCGCCCACGGACGTCCAGGTCGTCGCGGGCGCGCCCGTCATGTTCGTGGACATGGATTACGAAGTGGCCACGTCCGGTGACAGCGTGAGCGCGGGCCGGCTGAAGCTGATGGTGCGCGCGAGCCCCGAGCTGCCCCTGCTCTGCGCGCATGACCAGCCCGGCTACGCGCGCACCTTCCAGCGCATCACCACGGACCTGGCCGCCACGCTCCAGGTGCCGGGCAAACCCCGGGCGCCCGCGCCCCTGGCGGAGCTGCGGGTGCTGAAGCTGGAGGGCCGGCTCGCGGGCTTCGACTGGCGCACCGGGCGGAGCCTGGACGGCGGCGCGCAGCGCACGGAGGTCTCCACGAGCCTGCTGCTGCCGGGGGCCTCGAATGGACCACGCGCGGAGGACCGCACCGTCACCACCGTGACGGATGACAAGGGCGAGCTGCTGGAGCAGCGCCATGCGTTTGCGGAGAACGGCCAGCTCACGCTCCAGGTGACGCTCCGGCGAGAGCGGCCGTCCAAGCCCCCGCGTGTGACGCCCCTCATCACGTACCGCTATGAGGGACGGCAGGGCACACGGCCGCTGAAGGGAACGTTCACCTCGCGGACAGGAATCGCCACCGAGGCGATGGTCCGCACCGGCGTGCGCGAAGGGCTGCTCACGGGCGAAGCGTCCGAGGTGCTCTTCGACGTCTACCGTCCGGCGGAGTCGTCCTCCGCGCCCACGGAGGTGGTGCTGCGCCGGACACCCGCCGCCGGGCCGCGAGCCCTGACCCTCACCACGGGGGCAATCATCGAGGAGGCCCGAGCCAATGCGAGCGGCGCCCTCGAGTGGACCGAGCGCACCCTCCCGGAGGGCCGGCTCACGTCCGAGCTCGTCCACGCCGTCCCGACGCCCTGAGCGCGGCACCTCACCACAGCATGTCCTGGTCCTCGGTGACGCCGGGGACGTCGTTCAGCTCCAGCGTCCGGCTGCCCAGGCGCACCGTGCCGTTGAAGAGGCCCACGGGCTGCGCGAAGTGGCTCACCACCAGGCGCAGGTTCCGCTCCTCGCGGTGCACATGGAAGGGCTGGACGCGCAGGTCCACCGCGCCATCCACCGTCACCAGCCGCCATGGCGCCATCAGGTCCTTCGCGTCGTACTCGAAGCGGGCGCGCGCCAGCGGGTACAGCTTGTCCCCCAGCCACAGCGCGTTCTCATTGGCGTCCGTGTTGCCCTCGTTGAAGCCCTCCACGAGGTTGATGCCCACCGGCGTGCCGTCCGCCAGCCGCCCCGCCGCGAAGGCCCAGCGCCACGCGGTGTGCCGCGCCAGGTAGCCCTGCGTGTAGTCCATGCCGCCCACGCCGCCGTCCATCCGGAAGCGCTTGCCGCCCGCCTCCAGGCTGCCGAAGGTGAGCAGGCCGTTGCTCTTCATGGTGACGTTCACCAGCCCGTCACCCTCCACCGGCGCCACCACGGTGAGCGCGGGCGGCCCGCCGGCCACCATCATGTCGCCTTCCCACTGGAAGGACTGGAGGCTCCCGGTGCGCAGCCGGCTGACGTCCACCGCCACGCGGTAGCGCTCGTCGTCCTCGCCGC
Proteins encoded in this window:
- a CDS encoding bestrophin family protein, whose translation is MIVGRRLSWHIILRYVGRGVAIHVLFALTVIVGYRVFDAEWLSVPAMPVSVLAAALGVLLAFRNGSAYDRWWEARSLWGGVVNWSRTFARQVLTLLPRPERGAADSLQELAPPSSPLLRTAAERSKPLLTVSGTRASDGAVRDQFGQARVHPEQGSPREKLASMHTAPQAEGEARGVTGGLVTDITEDARELVYAQIGFVNAMRCHLRRQDPLPEIVPFFRPAVIEALREEQNVPSALLLWMGTRLRRIYGQVSNTQQVLFLHVTMDRTLSELTNVLGACERIKNTPLPRQYDILLLAMTRAYLVLLPLGVVTELGWLTPIVTAVIAFLFIGLDAVGRDIEEPFEDDVSDTPMTALCRTIEINLRQMLGETELPPPVQPRNGLLY
- a CDS encoding acyltransferase family protein → MGFSIKVVTTAGRIPLFENVRGILILLVVMGHAMEPLLGREPLAKALYSGLYLFHIPAFAFLSGHLSRAEAGPRALGAIAWGQLAPLAVFQVLYVTFDAWVLGRGWSAHWLAQPYWLLWFLLSLGCWRLALPLLLRLPRPLMWAVGLSLAAGLLPWVGYLLGLSRTFVFLPCFVAGYLTRREWLLAPQATRGWRVALAATLAVGLGACVAAVAVGALPAPGTQWLYGSSGYAVLGVTALTGMAARLSLFIGAMAATWALFTLSPRRESALTRFGGRSLAPFLLHGFIVRAAEHAGAYMFLQGPAGVGLALGAGALLAVLLGQPSVVQATRPLWEPRRLFQRTRDAVPGLGR
- a CDS encoding cytochrome C, with the protein product MKLLVGTGALLSFVGGAALATGPATPPNAAAAQPPEVKKHELPVSKDGNLVVGLCDGETSMEVKGVKAGQSLTRAQAQHVSGALMEEWLRKNPDAHWDAVPLVAQAPAPGATTPRTQQPRPPAPASSQTVRPGGVTPESGGAEVKKELSAPIQDGHTYGAFSDRDEAIWAASTQQFVDEGHRVFHDAAAIGGTVGISCDMCHPDASNTHPETYPKYQVQLGRVALLRDMINWCIENPVRGRPLADGDPRMRAMEAYIYAKRKGVKLEYGKK
- a CDS encoding metallophosphoesterase family protein, with amino-acid sequence MGNKFRSIETKHHAERDAFFEDLKKLDRRAFLRVAGISAGIAAGLGLRTPHSFQLVNVAEAQGTKPRFSFAYISDTHLYEKKLNDRFVRAILKAVDDVNALDPQPDFVLFGGDLAQLGKPGELKLGAEILKAVKAPIRMMVGEHDWFLDMGELWTDLFGPPNYSFDHKGVHFVVLNSILEKDFWTERKLTPEERMQIVAGLDNGIQSRFEVGAPQREWLRQDLAKVTNKATPIIVFSHSPLYKYYRPWNFWTDDADEVQALFKPFQTVTVIHGHTHQLLSNRIGNMSFHGMLSTAWPWPYAPEGLPRLTVQMNRADPFSQFDGCGDGRMDVLASGMVDKLYNLWERNPISVRASYLASGGKQDVPPRTRLPSY
- a CDS encoding cytochrome-c peroxidase; protein product: MRPPCGVALSLAVLLFAQAGQAQPAERRAVSLPDDLPPGVSQVLWKLSVPADLAPTPERVLLGEKLFNDQRLSVDNTVSCSTCHDARFGFTDAKPVSEGVKGQKVTRNSPTLLNALFNASQFWDGRASTLEDQAKLPILNPREMGMPDEAAVVAKVKAIPEYVRDFQNVFGREVNFDDLAAAIAAFERTLYSGDAKFDRFITGDSRAFTAAERRGWALFNGKARCNTCHAGNVVSPLFSDQKFHNIGIAAHKQDFVKLAREALKVVRTGDAQQIDELALETRFSELGRFLVTKQENDVGAFKTPTLRNIAITGPYMHDGTLTTLWDVMDHYNKGGVPNPYLDGGMQRLGLTEAEIDDVVAFLFTLTDARFAKYAAKEQARQRRLKHKRPERDTAVAMGKSGNLGDLAPNPDLSVKNPADIGVYGTETLVKPASTSRP